The following is a genomic window from Serratia ficaria.
GTGGGGCAGCGCGCAGGACAGCGGCGAAGTGGGTTCGTCGGCTAGGCTGGTGGTGTTTATCGTTGGGGCGTTAACCTGATTTTTGTGATAAAAATCACAATTATTATGTAGTTTGATTTCTGTTTCTTTGCTCATGGTGATTGCCGTCACGAAATTGACCGGCAGTTTTCAGTAGAGTGCTTTTTTGTTCCTCCCAATAAACATGATCCATGAGGAGTCTCGTATGTCTCAATCTGACGTTTTTCATCTCGGCCTCACCAAAAGTGATTTACAAGGGGCTCAGCTTGCCATCGTGCCGGGCGATCCGCAGCGCGTAGAGAAAATTGCCAAGCTGATGGAAAATCCGGTGCATCTGGCCTCCCATCGTGAATTCACCACCTGGCGCGCGGAGCTGGACGGCAAGGCGGTGATCGTCTGCTCTACCGGCATCGGCGGCCCATCCACCTCGATTGCGGTGGAAGAGCTGGCGCAGCTGGGCATTCGCACCTTCCTGCGCATCGGCACCACCGGCGCCATTCAGTCCGACATCAACGTCGGCGATGTGCTGGTCACCACCGCGGCGGTGCGTCTTGACGGCGCCAGCCTGCACTTCGCGCCGATGGAGTTCCCGGCGGTCGCGGACTTTGCCTGCACCACCGCGCTGGTGGAAGCGGCCAAAGCCAGCGGCGCCACTACCCATATTGGCGTGACCGCGTCTTCCGATACCTTCTACCCGGGCCAGGAGCGCTACGACACTTACTCCGGCCGCGTGGTCAGCCGTTTCAAAGGCTCGATGGAAGAATGGCAGGCGATGGGCGTGATGAACTATGAAATGGAATCCGCCACCCTGCTGACCATGTGCGCCAGCCAGGGCCTGCGCGCCGGTATGGTCGCCGGGGTGATCGTCAACCGTACCCAGCAAGAGATCCCGAACGCGGAAACCATGAAAAACACCGAAAGCAAAGCGGTGCAGATCGTGGTGGACGCCGCGCGCCGCCTGCTGTAATCCCCTGTTGTTCAACGGGTCGCTCTGCGGCCCGTTTTTCCATTCGCGGTTAATCTGTTACGGTTATAGCCATCGGCGTCACGCCGACGGCCGCAGCGTTATTGCATGTTGGCCGCCGCCGCAGCGCGTTGTCAAACCATAACAATGAGGACGTTTATGACCGCCCAAATCCTGCTTCACCCTTCGCTTGCGCCGCTCGACGGCGGTATCAACTTTCGCGATTTTGGCGGCAACGGCGTGGCCGATGGGCGCCGCATCAAACGCGGCCTGCTGTTCCGTTCCGGCTCGCTCGAGCGGCTGACGGAGAAAGACTGCGAGTTTCTGGCCGGCGTGCCGGTGCGATCGGTGCTGGACTACCGCGACGCCGACGAGGTGCAGGCCAAGCCGGATATCCTGTGGCGCGGCGCCGATTATCACCACGTGCCGGCCAACCCGCTGAGCAACGAGGTCAACGCCAACCTGGAAAAGCTCACCAGCGAAACGCTGGCCGGCTTTGACGCCCGGGCGTTCATGCTGGAGCTGTATCGCCGCCTGCCGTTCGGCAATGCGGCCTACAAGCGGCTGGCGCAGCTGCTGAGCAACCCCGGCGACGGCGCGATTGTGCAGCACTGCGCGGTGGGTAAAGACCGCACCGGGATAGGTTCGGCGCTGGTGCTGTTTGCGCTGGGCGCCGACGAAGCGACGGTGACCGAAGATTACCTGCTGACCGAAACCACGCTGGCGACCTTTCGCGAGCAGATGTTGGATCAGCTGTCGATCCGCTTGAACGCGGCCGCGCTCGGGCAGTTCGCCTACGTGCTGAGCGCGCGCGAAGAGTTTCTGATGACCGCCCTGAGCTGCATCCGCGAACAATACGGCTCTACCGATCGCTGGCTGGAGGCGGAGTACGGTCTGGGGGCGGCCCAGCGCGAAACGCTGCAGGCGTTTTACCTCGAGTAAACCGCCTGATGTTTAGCCGGGGTTTAACTCGTTCCGGCTGACATTGCGTATCCTTGGCGGTGGAATATCGCGTATCAGGAGCCCCGTATTGAGCCTCAATGACGTTATCAACTGGGTCAGCGACGTCGTGCGTCAGCACGAGGGCTGGGCCCTTCCCATTATCTTCTTCCTGGCGTTCGGCGAGTCGCTGGCGTTTTTGTCGCTGCTGCTGCCGGCCACGGTGATCCTGCTGGCGCTGGGCGCGTTGATCGGCGAAAGCGGCATCGCGTTTTGGCCGATCTGGGCCGCCGCCGCCGCCGGCGCCTTCTTCGGCGACTGGATCTCCTATTGGATCGGCTATCACTATCAGGACCGGGTGGCGCACATGTGGCCGCTGTCGCGCAATCCGCAGTTATTGACGCGCGGCCATGCGTTTTTTGAGCGCTGGGGCGTAGTGGGCATTTTCATCGGCCGCTTCTTCGGCCCGCTGCGCGCCGTGGTGCCGCTGGTGGGGGGCATATGCGGCATGCCGCAGCGCTATTTCCAACTGGCGAACATCACTTCGGCGATGATCTGGGCGTTTGGCATTCTGGCGCCCGGGGCGTTCGGCATCAAGTGGTTAAGCCAATGGTTGGGCTGACTTTCGCCTGAGTTGCGCGCCGGCGCGCAATATTGCCCGCAGCGTGCAAAATCAGGCTGGACATCCATACAGCATCCCCTTAACGTGACGGGCAACGGGCGAGTGAAACGCCGGAACGGCAAGGCGCAACAGGAGGCAGGGTGGATACCAGTCTGGTTTACGGTATGGGTGGGGTGGTTATCGGCATGCTGCTGGGGTGGCTGATCGCCAGCCTGCGGGCGCAGCAGGCCGGCGCGCAGCATGAAACCGAGCTGCGCTTGCTGGAGCAATCGCTGCTGCAGGCGCAACAGGAAGCGACGGCCCGGCAGGAGACGCTGCAGCGCCAGGAACAACAGATGCGCCAGAGCGATCTGGAGCTGCGCAATTTGCACAGCCAGCTGGCGGCCGGGCACGAAAAGCTGCAACAGCTCAATCACTGGCGCAACGAGTGCGAACTGCTCAATCAGGAGCTGCGCGCCCAGCGCGAGGTCAACGGCGTGCAGGAAGCCGAACTGCGCGAGGTCACCATCCGTCTGGAGGAGACCCGCATGGCGGCGGAAGAAAAGCAGCGCCTGCTGATCAACAGCGAACAGCGCCTCACCACGCAGTTCGAAAACCTGGCCAACCGCATTTTCGAACACAGCGGGCGCAAGGTGGATGAACAGAACCGGCAGAGCCTGGATCGCCTGTTGCTGCCGCTGCGCGAACAGCTGGACGGCTTCCGCCGCCAGGTGCAGGACAGCTTTGGCCAGGAAGCACGCGAGCGCCATACGTTGACGCACGAAATCCGTAATCTGCAGCAGCTCAATGCGCAGATGGCGCGCGAAGCCATCAACCTCACCAAGGCGCTGAAGGGGGACAATAAAACCCAGGGCAACTGGGGCGAGGTGGTGCTTAGCCGGGTGCTGGAGGCCTCCGGCCTGCGCGAAGGCCACGAGTATGAAACCCAGGTCAACGTACGGGTGGACCACCAGAGCCGCATGCAGCCAGACGTCATCGTCCGGCTGCCGCAGGGCAAGGACGTGGTGATCGACGCCAAGATGTCGTTGATCGCCTACGAACGCTATTTCAACGGGGAAGACGAGGCGGAGCGCGAAGCGGCGCTGAATGAGCATATCGCCTCGCTGCGCGGCCATATCCGGCTGCTGGGGCGCAAGGACTACCAGCAGTTGCCCGGCCTGCGTTCGCTGGATTACGTGCTGATGTTCATTCCGGTCGAGCCGGCCTTCCTGTTGGCGATCGACCGCGAGCCCGAATTGATCAGCGAGGCGCTCAAGCACAACATTATGCTGGTCAGCCCCACCACGCTGCTGGTGGCGCTGCGCACCATCACCAACCTGTGGCGCTACGAACATCAGAGCCAAAATGCCCAGCGCATCGCCGACCGGGCGGCGAAGCTGTACGACAAGATGCGGCTGTTCGTGGACGACATGTCCGCGCTGGGGCAAAGCCTGGATAAAGCGCAGGGCAGTTATCGCCAGGCGATGAACAAACTGAGCGAAGGCCGTGGTAATCTTATCGGCCAGACCGAGGGCTTCCGCGCGCTGGGGGTTGAAGTGAAGCGACCTATCAACCCGCTGCTGGCGCAGCAGGCCGGCGCGCAGCAAGATGAAGCCGATGCGGCGGCGGACGACGACGAGGCCGCCGCAGTGCCGCAGGCGGAAGATGACAATCCCGCCGAAGAACCAGGCTCCGTTTCGCATGGCTGAACGCCGCGGCGAGGTGGGGTATTCCTTGGGGTTCTGGTACACTCAACCCCACAAAATTGACTGAATAGCAGGCAGGACAATGGCAGAACAACCGCAGGAAACCACCGATTTCGGTTTTCGCACCGTCGCTAGAGACGAAAAACAGGCCATGGTGGCGGACGTTTTTCATTCGGTAGCGGCCAAGTATGACGTGATGAACGACCTGATGTCGTTCGGCATCCACCGCATCTGGAAGCGTTTCACCATTGACTGCAGCGGCGTGCGCCGCGGGCAGCGGGTGCTGGATCTGGCCGGTGGCACCGGCGACCTGGCCGCCAAGTTCTCCCGCATGGTCGGTGAGCAGGGGCAGGTGGTGCTGGCGGACATCAACGATTCGATGCTGAAGATGGGGCGCGAAAAGCTGCGCGATCGCGGCATCGTCGGCAACATCAACTATGTGCAGGCCAATGCCGAAGCATTGCCGTTCCCCGACAACTACTTCGACTGCATCACCATCTCTTTCGGCCTGCGCAACGTGACCGACAAGGACAAGGCGCTGCGTTCGATGTTCCGCGTGCTGAAGCCGGGCGGCCGCCTGCTGGTGCTGGAGTTCTCCAAGCCGCTGCTGGCGCCGCTGAGCAAGGCCTACGACGCTTATTCTTTCCACGTGCTGCCAAAAATCGGCGAGCTGGTGGTGAAGGATCCGGACAGCTACCGCTATCTGGCCGAGTCGATCCGCATGCACCCCGATCAGGAAACCCTGAAGGGCATGATGGGCAACGCCGGCTTCGATAACGTGACCTATTTCAACCTGACCGGCGGCATTGTGGCGCTGCATCGGGGCTTCAAGTTCTGATATGAATATGCCGATGCTGTTTACCCCGCTATTGACCGGGGCGCTGGAAACCTCGCTGAACAGCCTGCTGTTTCGCGACCGCAGCATGAAAGCCGCCCGGCAGCGCTTGGCGGGCAAGGTGCTGCGTATCGAACTGGAAGAGCTGGCCTCGCCGCTGGTGCTGGTGTTCAGCGAGCTGCGGGTCGACGTGCTGGGGCAGTCCGAAGACGACGCCGACTGCAAGGTGCGCAGCCGCATTCCGGCGCTGCTCAAGCTGCGCGATCGCCAACAGTTGCCAGTGCTGATGCGCAGCGGCGAGCTGACGGTGGAAGGCGACATCCAGGTGGTGCAACAGCTGGTCGGGCTGTTGGATCTGGCGGAATGGGATCCGGCCGAATGGCTGGCGCCTTATATCGGCGATATCGCCGCGCAGGGCATTACCCAGGCGCTGGGCAAAGGCGCCGGCCTGCTGAAGGCCGGTGTGCAGCGTCGGCAACAAGATGTGGCGGAAACCCTGACCGAAGAATGGCGCCTGGCGCCGGGGCCGCTGGAAGTGGTGTGGTTCAACGAGGAAGTTGACGCCGTCACCCGCAGCGCGCAAGCGCTGCTCGCCCGCATGGACAAGTTGGAGGGCAAGCGATGACCCCTGGCGAACTGCGCCGCCTGTATTTGATCGTCCGCGTTTTTCTCAGCTATGGTCTGGATGAACTGATCCCTAAAATGCGGCTGACCCTGCCGCTGCGCTTTGGCCGCCGGCTGCTGTTCTGGATGCCGAATCGCCACAAGGATAAACCCCTGGGCGAGCGTTTGCGGCTGGCGCTGCAGGAGCTGGGCCCGGTGTGGATCAAATTCGGTCAGATGATGTCGACCCGCCGTGACCTGTTCCCGCCGCACATCGCCGATCAGCTGACGCTGCTGCAGGACCGGGTAGCGCCCTTTGACGGCGCGCTGGCGCGCAAGCATATAGAACAGGCGATGGGCGGCCCGCTGGAGACCTGGTTTGACGATTTTGACCAGCAGGCGCTGGCGTCGGCCTCCATTGCGCAGGTGCATACCGCCCGGCTGAAAACCACCGGCCAGGAAGTGGTGCTGAAAGTGATTCGACCGGATATCGGGCCGATCATCAAGGCCGACGTTCGCCTGATGTACCGGCTGGCCGGCTGGGTGCCGATGCTGATGCCGGACGGCCGCCGGCTGCGCCCGCGCGAAGTGGTGCGCGAGTACGAAAAGACCCTGCTGGACGAACTGAACCTGCTGCGCGAAGCGGCCAACGCCATTCAGCTGCGCCGCAATTTTGAAGGCAGCCCGATGCTGTACGTGCCCGAAGTCTACTCCGATTACTGCCGCGAAAGCGTGCTGGTGATGGAGCGGATTTACGGCATTCCGGTATCGGACATCGCCACGCTGGAACAGCAGGGCACCAACATGAAACTGCTGGCGGAGCGCGGCGTACAGGTGTTCTTTACCCAGGTATTCCGCGACAGCTTCTTCCATGCGGACATGCATCCCGGTAATATTTTCGTCAGCTACGAACACCCGGAAGATCCCTGCTATATCGGCATCGACTGCGGCATCGTCGGCTCGTTGAACAAGGACGACAAGCGTTATCTGGCGGAAAACTTCATCGCCTTCTTCAACCGCGATTATCGCAAGGTGGCAGAGCTGCACGTCGACTCCGGCTGGGTGCCGCGCGACACCAACGTAGAAGATTTCGAATTCGCCATCCGCACCGTTTGCGAGCCGATTTTCGAGAAGCCGCTGGCGGAGATCTCGTTCGGCAACGTGCTGCTGAACCTGTTCAATACGGCGCGCCGTTTCAATATGGAAGTGCAGCCGCAACTGGTGTTATTGCAGAAGACCTTGCTGTATGTTGAAGGTCTGGGCCGCCAGCTCTACCCGCAGTTGGATCTGTGGACCACCGCCAAGCCGTTCCTCGAGAGCTGGCTGCGCGATCAGGTCGGCATTCCGGCGGTAATACGCGCGCTGAAAGAAAAGGCGCCGTTCTGGGCGGAGAAGCTGCCCGAGCTGCCTGAATTGTTTTACGACAGCCTGCAGCAACATAAACTGCTGCAACAAAGCGTTGATAAGCTGACCAACCAAATGCAGGCCCAGCGGGTTCGCCAAGGGCAATCGCGTTATCTGTTCGGCGTTGGCGCTACACTGTTAGTAAGCGGTACGTTGCTGCTGCTGGGCCAGGTCGAGGTATTCCCCGCCTGGATGATGGCCGCCGGCATCGTATGCTGGGTGATTGGCTGGAAGCGAACCACCTGAATTGACTCGATACTCTGGTAAAGTCTGCCCTATAATGCGGCTGGCTTTGAAATACCCTTTTAAAATTAGAGGTAATTGGAATGGGCGGTATTAGTATTACGCAATTGTTGATCATCGCAGTGATCGTGGTGCTGCTGTTCGGCACCAAAAAGCTCCGCACGCTGGGCTCCGATCTCGGTGCATCAATCAAGGGTTTCAAAAAGGCGATCGGCGACGAAACTCCACCGCCGACCAATACGGCTGAGAAAAGCAGCCTGGACGACGCTGACTTCACGGCCAAGCCTATTACCGATAAGCAGCCGGAAGTGAAAACCGAAGAGTCGAAGAACAAAGAGCAGGTATAAACCGTGTTTGACATTGGGTTTAGTGAGCTGCTGTTGGTGCTGGTTATCGGCCTGGTCGTGCTCGGGCCGGAACGGTTGCCGGTAGCGGTCAGAACCGTTTCGGGCTGGATCCGCGCGCTGCGCTCGCTGGCGGCTTCGGTGCAGCACGAGCTTTCTCAGGAGCTGAAGCTGCAGGAGCTGCAGGACAGCCTGAAAAAAGCCGAGAAGGCCGGTTTGCAGAATTTGACGCCGGAACTGAAGGCGTCAATGGATGAATTGAAAGACGCCGCAGAGTCGCTGAAGCGCACCTATCAGGGCGAAAAGGACGAACTGGCGCATACCATCCATAACCCGCTGGCCACTGACCCGGAAGCCATTCACGACGACGGCGTGACGCCGGCGGAAGCGCCCGTCGTCGCGCAGCCGGTCAAAAAGCCGGTTGCCGTTGAAGCGGCGGCCGAACCTGTTGCGGATAAAACCCCAGCGTCTCACCAACCTAGTGGCGATCGTTAAAACATGGCTGTTGAAGATACCCAACCCCTTATCAGTCATCTGATAGAACTGCGTAAGCGGCTGTTAAACTCGATCATCAGCGTACTGGCGATCTTTCTGGCGTTAGTCTATTTCGCCAACGACATTTATCAGCTGGTGTCCGCGCCGTTGATCAAGCAGCTGCCGGCGGGCGCGAGCATGATCGCCACCGACGTGGCGTCACCGTTCTTTACCCCGATCAAACTGACCATGATCGTCTCGGTGTTCGTTTCGGCGCCGGTGATCCTGTATCAGGTTTGGGCCTTTATCGCGCCGGCGCTGTATAAGCATGAACGCCGGTTGATGATGCCGCTGCTGGTTTCCAGCAGCCTGCTGTTTTATCTCGGCATGGCCTTCGCTTACTTCATCGTGTTCCCGCTGGCCTTCGGTTTCTTCGCCAAGACTGCGCCGGCAGGGGTGATGATCGCCACCGACATCAATAACTACCTCGACTTCGTCATGGCGCTGTTTATGGCGTTCGGCGTGGCCTTCGAAGTGCCGGTCGCCATCATTCTGCTGTGCTGGAGCGGGGTTACGTCGCCGGAAGATCTGAAGAAAAAACGGCCTTACGTTTTGGTCGGCGCCTTTGTGGTCGGTATGTTGCTGACGCCGCCGGACGTATTTTCGCAAACCCTGCTGGCGATACCCATGTATCTGCTGTTTGAAGTGGGGGTGTTCTTCGCCCGCTTCTATACCGGCAAACGTCGTCCGCAGCCGGAAGAAGAAGACGAGGGTGAAGACCCCCCGGCCGCGTAGTCCGTATTGTGTTTCCGAGCCGCCCGCTGGGCGGCTTTTGCTTTGGGAAAAACCATGTTTGATATCGGCGTGAACCTCACCAGCCCCCAGTTCGCCAAAGACCGCCGGCAGGTGGTGGAGCGCGCGCGCGCCGCCGGGGTGACCGGGCTGCTAATCACCGGCACCGATCTGCAGGAGAGTCGCGAGGCCAGTGAATTGGCTCAGCAGGATGCCGGCTATTGCTGGTCGACCGCCGGCGTGCATCCGCATTACGCCAGCGGCTGGGATGCGCAGAGCGCCGAGCAGATCCATGCGCTGGCCACGCGTTCCGAAGTGGCGGCGATCGGCGAGTGCGGGCTGGATTTCAACCGCAATTTCTCTACGCCGGAGCAGCAGGAGGCGGCATTCAGCGCCCAGTTGGCGCTGGCGGCGGAACTGGCGATGCCGGTTTTTCTGCATTGTCGCGACGCACACGCACGTTTTGCCGCGCTGCTGGCGCCCTGGTTGGATAAACTGCCCGCGGCCGTGGTGCACTGTTTTACCGGCACCGCCGAAGAATTAGACCGCTGCCTGTCGCTGGGCCTGTCGATCGGGATCACCGGTTGGGTATGCGACGAGCGGCGCGGCCTGGAGCTGCGCGCCTTGCTGCCGCGGATCCCGGCGGAGCGTTTATTGCTGGAAACCGACGCCCCCTATCTGTTGCCCCGGGATTTACACCCTAAACCTGCATCTCGCCGCAACGAACCCGGTTTTCTGCCCCATATCGTTCGTCAGGTGGCCGCCTGGCGCCAGGAAGATCCTGAATGGCTGGGGCAAAAAACCGATGAGAACGCCCGCCGGCTATTCCGGCTGGTTTGAGTTAGGAGAAAACTATGAGCTATGCATTTCCGGGCACCTTCCCTGGTCGCCGTATGCGCCGCGTGCGCCGTCATGACTTCAGTCGCCGTCTGGTCGCCGAGAACCAGCTGACGGTCAACGACCTGATCTATCCGGTATTTGTCATGGAAGGCAGCAACCGCCAGGAAGAGGTTTCATCGATGCCCGGCGTATCGCGCATGACTATCGATCTGTTGATCAAGGAAGCGGAAGCCATCGCCAAGCTCGGCGTGCCGGTGATCTCCCTGTTCCCGGTCATCGAGTCGGGCCTGAAATCGCTGCATGCGGAAGAGGCTTATAATCCGGACGGTCTGGTGCAGCGCACGGTGCGCGCGCTGAAGGACGCGGTGCCGGAGCTGGGCATTCTGACCGACGTCGCGCTCGACCCTTACACCACCCACGGGCAGGATGGGGTGATCGATGAACAAGGCTATGTGATTAACGACGTCACCAAAGAGATTCTGGTGCGTCAGGCGCTGTCTCATGCCGAAGCCGGGGCGGAAATCGTGGCGCCAAGCGACATGATGGATGGCCGCATCGGTGCGATACGCGATCGCCTGGAGCTGCAAGGCCTGGTGAATACCCAAATCATGGCCTATTCCGCCAAATATGCCTCTTGTTACTACGGCCCGTTCCGCGATGCGCTGGGTTCCACCGGCAACCTGAAGGGCGGCAACAAGAAGACCTACCAGATGGATCCGGCCAACAGCGACGAAGCGCTGCAAGAGATTGCGCAGGATCTGCAGGAAGGCGCGGACATGGTGATGGTGAAGCCGGGCATGCCGTATCTGGACGTGGTGCGCCGGGTGAAAGACACCTTTGGCGTGCCGACCTTCGCTTACCAGGTGTCCGGCGAATATGCCATGCACATGGCGGCGATCCAGAATGGCTGGCTGCAGGAACGGCCTGCGGTGATGGAATCCCTGATGTGCTTCAAACGCGCCGGCGCCGATGGCGTGCTGACTTACTTCGCCAAGCGGGTCGCCCAGTGGCTGCATGATGAGGCGATGCAGCGCTAAGCGCTGACCGCATAAAAACGAAGGGCGCCCGCGGGCGCCTTTCTGCATTACAGCTTCTGGAACTGCCGATTGTCCAGACTTTGGCTGACCTGCTTGTTGATCAGGTTCAGCAACAGCATCGAGCGCGCTTCGCCGTCCGGTTCGGTATAAATGGCCTGCAGCCCCCCTCGAATACGCCGTCGACGATCAGCACGGTGTCCCCCGGCTGCGGCGTTTCCGGATCGACGTAAGCCTCGCTGGCGTGCGTTTGCAGCTCTTCGATCACCTTGTGCGGAATGGTGGTCGGCAGCGAGCCGAAGCGCACGAAGTGGCTGACGCCCCGGGTGGCGCTGATGGTGGTGGTGTGAATGCGCTCCGGGTCGAACTGCACGAACAGGTAGTTGGGGAACAGGGGTTCGCTGACCGCGATGCGTTTGCCGCGCACGATTTTTTCCAGCGTGATGATCGGGCTGAGGCAGTTCACTTCCTGCCGTTCCAGATGTTCCTGCGCCCGTAACAGCTGGCCGCGTTTGCAATAGAGTAAGTACCAGGATTCCATAATTTCACATGCCTTTCTGCCAGCCGGTAAGCATATCAAAAGCTATTACGGATACATAGTGATGCAGGTTTCAGCTTGTAACCGGCGCTATCTCCATGAATAGTTGGCTATTAGCGGAGGGTCACACACTTGTCTGCACGGCTCGGGTATAACAGAGGGCTAAAAATTTGTTACCGTCACAGTATGGCAAGGCCCGGCGCCGCCAGATGTGACGCTATTCATCGTTTTTGATTTGGGGGAGAGATGGAGTTATTTCTGTTGAGCAACGGCAAGCTGCCTGACGAAGCCGAACTGCTGGGGTACGCCAAGAGCCGGCTGCTGGCGATGATTGAGCGCCGCGGCGTTAAATCCGCGGTATTTATCCCTTACGCGATGCTCCGCAATGACTATGACCAGCGCGCGCAGGAGCTGGCGCAGACCCTGGGCATCGAGGTCGCCAGCATTCATCACGCGGCCTCCCCGGCGGCGGCGATCGCCGAAGCGGAATGTATTTTGGTCAGCGGCGGCAATACCTGGATGCTGAACCAGATGCTGCATGAGCAGGGGCTGATCGTGCCTATCCAGCGTGCGGTGCGCGAGCGCGGCGTGCCCTACGTCGGCTGGAGCGCCGGCTGCAACGTGGCGACGCCGAGCATCCGCACCACCAATGACATGCCGGTGCGCTGCAGCGTGGTGTTGCCGGCGCTGGGGCTGTTCCCGGTGCAGATTAACCCGCACTATATCGACGCCCATATCAGCGGTCATATGGGGGAAACCCGCGACGAGCGCCTGGCGGAGTTCTGCGTGGTCAATCCGAGCGAATCGGTGGTGGCGCTGCGCGAAGGCAGCCTGCTGCACGTCGAGGGCGATGAACTGAGTTATTTCAGCGCCAGGCAGCAGGGGTTCAAGGTATTCCGCCACGGCGAAGAGACCCGCGAGTATCAGGATACGCGGGCTTTGGCCGCGCTGGTGCCCTTCATCTGCCGCTGAGGGTCGCCCGGTATTGGGCGGCGTTTAACAAAATTGCAGCAACAAGCGTGAAGAGGGCTTATAATGCCCTCCTCACTGGCCGTTATAATGATCAGCATGAAATACCGTGACTTACGCGATTTCCTCTCGTTGCTGGAAAAGAGAGGGGAACTAAAACGCATCAGCCAGCCGATTGATCCCTATCTGGAAATGACAGAAATTGCCGATCGCACCCTGCGTGCGGGCGGCCCGGCGCTGCTGTTTGAAAACCCGAAAGGGTACGACATGCCGGTGCTGTGCAACCTGTTCGGTACCGCCAACCGCGTGGCGATGGGCATGGGCCAGGAGGATGTCAGCGCGCTGCGC
Proteins encoded in this region:
- the tatC gene encoding Sec-independent protein translocase subunit TatC is translated as MAVEDTQPLISHLIELRKRLLNSIISVLAIFLALVYFANDIYQLVSAPLIKQLPAGASMIATDVASPFFTPIKLTMIVSVFVSAPVILYQVWAFIAPALYKHERRLMMPLLVSSSLLFYLGMAFAYFIVFPLAFGFFAKTAPAGVMIATDINNYLDFVMALFMAFGVAFEVPVAIILLCWSGVTSPEDLKKKRPYVLVGAFVVGMLLTPPDVFSQTLLAIPMYLLFEVGVFFARFYTGKRRPQPEEEDEGEDPPAA
- the tatD gene encoding 3'-5' ssDNA/RNA exonuclease TatD encodes the protein MFDIGVNLTSPQFAKDRRQVVERARAAGVTGLLITGTDLQESREASELAQQDAGYCWSTAGVHPHYASGWDAQSAEQIHALATRSEVAAIGECGLDFNRNFSTPEQQEAAFSAQLALAAELAMPVFLHCRDAHARFAALLAPWLDKLPAAVVHCFTGTAEELDRCLSLGLSIGITGWVCDERRGLELRALLPRIPAERLLLETDAPYLLPRDLHPKPASRRNEPGFLPHIVRQVAAWRQEDPEWLGQKTDENARRLFRLV
- the hemB gene encoding porphobilinogen synthase, which encodes MSYAFPGTFPGRRMRRVRRHDFSRRLVAENQLTVNDLIYPVFVMEGSNRQEEVSSMPGVSRMTIDLLIKEAEAIAKLGVPVISLFPVIESGLKSLHAEEAYNPDGLVQRTVRALKDAVPELGILTDVALDPYTTHGQDGVIDEQGYVINDVTKEILVRQALSHAEAGAEIVAPSDMMDGRIGAIRDRLELQGLVNTQIMAYSAKYASCYYGPFRDALGSTGNLKGGNKKTYQMDPANSDEALQEIAQDLQEGADMVMVKPGMPYLDVVRRVKDTFGVPTFAYQVSGEYAMHMAAIQNGWLQERPAVMESLMCFKRAGADGVLTYFAKRVAQWLHDEAMQR
- the pepE gene encoding dipeptidase PepE, with the protein product MELFLLSNGKLPDEAELLGYAKSRLLAMIERRGVKSAVFIPYAMLRNDYDQRAQELAQTLGIEVASIHHAASPAAAIAEAECILVSGGNTWMLNQMLHEQGLIVPIQRAVRERGVPYVGWSAGCNVATPSIRTTNDMPVRCSVVLPALGLFPVQINPHYIDAHISGHMGETRDERLAEFCVVNPSESVVALREGSLLHVEGDELSYFSARQQGFKVFRHGEETREYQDTRALAALVPFICR